From the genome of Candidatus Zixiibacteriota bacterium, one region includes:
- the rpe gene encoding ribulose-phosphate 3-epimerase, producing MATIAPSILGADFARLGDEIHSAEAAGVTFFHLDIMDGHFVPNISYGPDIVRTINRLTDGYLDAHLMLTEPEKYFEAFARAGADAITFHLEVHPNPIPYARQLRQMDLQPGLSVNPDMPIEKALPFLEHFDLLLIMSVFPGFGGQSFIEDSIARVRTAREYIDAHGLTTRISVDGGIDRSNASRVVAAGADILVMGTAFFGSDDRQGLVNLVHSLTYSKSHIS from the coding sequence ATGGCAACTATCGCCCCCTCGATTCTGGGAGCCGATTTCGCCCGGCTCGGCGACGAGATTCACAGCGCCGAGGCGGCCGGTGTCACGTTTTTCCACCTCGATATCATGGACGGCCACTTTGTGCCGAACATCTCCTACGGTCCGGATATCGTGCGCACGATCAACCGCCTCACCGACGGGTATCTGGATGCGCACCTGATGCTTACGGAGCCGGAGAAGTATTTCGAAGCGTTCGCGCGGGCCGGAGCCGACGCAATCACGTTTCACCTTGAGGTGCATCCCAACCCAATACCGTACGCACGCCAGCTGCGCCAGATGGATCTGCAGCCGGGCCTGTCGGTAAATCCGGACATGCCGATTGAAAAGGCGCTGCCGTTCCTGGAGCACTTCGACTTGCTGTTGATCATGTCGGTATTCCCCGGGTTCGGGGGACAGTCGTTTATCGAGGATTCGATCGCCCGGGTGCGCACGGCGCGGGAGTATATCGATGCGCACGGTCTAACCACGCGCATCTCGGTGGACGGAGGAATCGATCGCTCCAATGCCTCACGGGTCGTGGCCGCCGGAGCGGATATTCTGGTCATGGGTACCGCATTCTTCGGCAGTGATGACCGTCAGGGACTGGTCAATCTCGTACACTCACTCACGTACAGCAAAAGTCATATATCATGA
- the queG gene encoding tRNA epoxyqueuosine(34) reductase QueG, protein MISSEDIKRLAREAGFDLCGITTPDVIPEARQAYDRWLSEKYHGELTYMERDPDRRSDPSRLMPTVRSIVMLALNYYQPDSDTVPEGYGRVSKYARGKDYHKVIEKKTRRLIRSIETAAGQDDMPQCKWFVDYGPMLERAYAQKAGLGYIGKNGMLINRRYGSWLFLSEIITSLELTPDNPHGIDHGKCGKCRACLVQCPTKAIVADGVVDARRCISYLTIERPSDIAEELRRGIGDRIFGCDVCQTSCPHNNRRSRVSEHAEFAASAGVGEFVDTRRVLKMSTREEFLELTAGTPLTRPGLEGLRRNAEIVVENRRRAQ, encoded by the coding sequence ATGATTTCGTCAGAAGACATCAAACGGCTGGCCCGGGAGGCCGGGTTCGACTTGTGCGGCATCACGACGCCCGATGTCATTCCGGAGGCCAGGCAGGCGTACGACCGCTGGCTTTCCGAGAAGTACCACGGCGAGTTGACCTATATGGAACGCGATCCGGATCGCCGCAGCGATCCATCGCGCCTGATGCCCACTGTCCGCTCCATCGTTATGCTGGCCCTCAATTACTATCAGCCCGACTCTGATACCGTCCCCGAAGGGTACGGGCGGGTATCGAAATACGCGCGGGGAAAGGACTATCACAAAGTCATCGAAAAAAAGACGCGCCGCCTGATACGGTCGATCGAGACTGCGGCCGGGCAGGACGACATGCCGCAGTGCAAGTGGTTCGTGGATTACGGCCCCATGCTGGAGCGCGCGTACGCACAGAAAGCGGGGCTGGGATATATCGGCAAAAACGGTATGCTGATCAACCGCCGCTACGGCTCGTGGTTGTTCTTGTCGGAAATCATCACCTCGCTGGAACTGACTCCGGACAATCCGCACGGCATCGATCACGGCAAGTGCGGCAAGTGCCGGGCCTGCCTGGTGCAGTGTCCCACGAAGGCGATTGTCGCCGACGGAGTGGTTGACGCCCGGCGATGCATTTCCTATCTGACAATCGAGCGCCCCTCGGACATCGCGGAAGAACTCCGGCGCGGGATTGGCGACCGGATATTCGGCTGCGATGTCTGTCAGACGTCGTGCCCGCACAACAACCGACGGTCTCGGGTGAGCGAGCACGCGGAATTCGCGGCGTCGGCCGGGGTGGGAGAGTTTGTCGACACGCGGCGCGTGCTGAAGATGAGCACCCGCGAGGAATTTCTGGAACTGACAGCAGGGACGCCGCTGACCCGTCCGGGGTTGGAAGGCCTGCGGCGCAACGCAGAAATCGTGGTAGAAAACCGGCGGCGGGCGCAGTAG
- a CDS encoding transketolase — protein MFDSWRGFTEEKLSATWRDTLTEQARKARGHILTMTTLAGSGHPGGSMSSLETFLTVYNFARVDPSDPYRDDRDRVIVSHGHTSPGAYASLAAVGFFAIEPALHGFRQGGSPFEGHVEQSVPGIEWDTGNLGQGLSVGVGKAMYARLSGLSFHTYVMMGDGEQQKGQVSEARRVAVKFGLTNLTAWVDCNRLQISGATSAVLPVDIRASWEADGWRVIEVDGHDLDAVYDAFYRATHSEDVPTMILAHTVMGKGVSFMENREAYHGAAIKEEQLPAALAELGLPPVDLAVLRAKRREGPPPLFERSARRFLEVNPGEPITLNVGERSDNRSAWGRALLSVADANMDRDDFVMAVFDCDLAGSVKTAAFEKKYPDSFFQCGITEHSTATIAGSLSAERALSIWADFAMFGVAESYNQARLNDINHTNLKLICTHTGINVGEDGKTHQSIDFFGLLNSTFGWRVITPADPNQTDRIARYVLTHPGNFGVFMGRATMDIIPDENGRPFFGDHYTYRYGRMDVVRTGEDLVLVTAGNMMAEAFAAWSALDKKGARIALVNVSDWSDFHADDIAMIGEYTRVVTLEDHNVKTGLGAALTVALHDAGFTPAVTRLGVTQYGSSGTPSELYKMLKLDSGSVAVTIQRILDREPVRR, from the coding sequence ATGTTCGATTCGTGGCGAGGATTCACGGAGGAGAAGTTGTCGGCCACGTGGCGCGACACACTGACGGAACAGGCCCGGAAGGCGCGCGGGCACATACTGACCATGACGACGCTGGCCGGATCGGGACATCCGGGCGGCTCAATGTCGTCGCTGGAGACGTTTCTCACGGTCTACAATTTCGCCCGGGTCGATCCGTCCGATCCATACCGGGACGATCGCGACCGGGTTATCGTATCGCACGGACACACCTCGCCGGGAGCGTACGCATCGCTGGCGGCGGTGGGGTTCTTTGCTATTGAGCCTGCGCTGCACGGTTTTCGACAGGGAGGCTCACCATTCGAAGGACATGTCGAGCAATCAGTGCCGGGAATCGAATGGGATACGGGGAACCTTGGGCAGGGGCTGTCGGTGGGCGTCGGCAAAGCAATGTATGCGCGGCTTTCCGGATTGAGTTTTCACACGTACGTGATGATGGGCGACGGGGAGCAGCAGAAGGGGCAGGTGTCTGAAGCGCGGCGAGTGGCGGTGAAGTTCGGGTTGACCAACCTGACGGCATGGGTGGACTGCAACCGCCTTCAGATTTCCGGCGCGACGAGCGCAGTATTGCCGGTCGATATCCGCGCCTCGTGGGAAGCGGACGGTTGGCGGGTGATCGAGGTGGACGGACACGATCTTGACGCGGTGTACGACGCTTTTTATCGCGCAACGCACTCAGAGGACGTGCCGACGATGATACTTGCGCACACGGTGATGGGTAAGGGCGTATCGTTTATGGAGAATAGGGAGGCCTACCACGGCGCGGCGATAAAAGAAGAGCAGTTGCCTGCGGCGCTCGCGGAGTTGGGATTGCCGCCGGTAGACCTCGCTGTGCTTCGGGCCAAACGGCGCGAGGGGCCGCCCCCTCTTTTTGAGCGGTCCGCTCGCCGATTTCTCGAAGTCAACCCCGGCGAGCCAATCACACTGAACGTGGGCGAGCGAAGCGACAACCGCTCGGCGTGGGGCCGCGCGCTGCTGTCGGTGGCGGATGCAAATATGGATCGAGACGACTTCGTGATGGCCGTTTTCGACTGCGATCTTGCCGGGTCGGTGAAAACGGCGGCGTTCGAAAAGAAATATCCCGACAGCTTCTTTCAATGCGGGATCACCGAGCACTCAACAGCGACGATTGCAGGTTCGTTGTCGGCGGAACGAGCGTTGTCGATATGGGCGGATTTCGCCATGTTTGGAGTGGCCGAGAGCTACAATCAGGCCCGCCTGAACGATATCAACCATACCAACCTGAAGCTCATCTGCACGCACACGGGAATCAACGTGGGCGAGGACGGCAAGACGCACCAATCGATCGACTTCTTCGGACTGCTCAATTCGACGTTTGGCTGGAGAGTGATTACTCCGGCGGATCCGAACCAGACCGATCGCATCGCCCGCTACGTGCTGACACATCCGGGAAACTTCGGCGTGTTTATGGGTCGCGCGACGATGGATATCATTCCGGATGAGAACGGGCGGCCGTTTTTCGGCGATCACTACACGTATCGGTACGGCCGGATGGATGTCGTGCGGACCGGAGAAGATTTGGTGCTGGTCACGGCGGGCAATATGATGGCCGAAGCGTTCGCGGCGTGGTCGGCGCTCGACAAGAAGGGTGCCCGGATTGCGCTCGTAAACGTGAGCGATTGGTCGGACTTCCACGCGGATGATATCGCGATGATTGGCGAGTACACGCGGGTGGTCACGCTGGAAGATCACAACGTGAAGACGGGTTTGGGTGCTGCTCTCACCGTGGCGCTGCACGATGCGGGGTTCACTCCGGCCGTGACGCGGCTCGGCGTGACGCAGTACGGATCATCCGGGACGCCCTCCGAGCTGTATAAGATGCTGAAACTCGACAGCGGTTCGGTGGCAGTGACGATACAGAGAATTCTCGACCGCGAGCCGGTTCGCCGGTGA
- a CDS encoding SET domain-containing protein-lysine N-methyltransferase, producing the protein MARTPKTTSRPFVVRRSGIQGKGAFATRRIRKGQRIIEYTGKRLTTAEVDALYDDTAMERHHTFLFSVDENTTIDAAQGGNEARFINHSCDPNCEAVDEDGRIYIEAIKNIQPGVELTYDYNFELDEPYTRELRDFYVCRCMTRSCRGTILNVTPNQQKRLEAARNKRNSRNNGSRPGGKDTKRRRSGG; encoded by the coding sequence ATGGCACGCACACCGAAGACTACATCCCGTCCGTTTGTCGTTCGACGCTCGGGCATCCAGGGCAAAGGTGCCTTCGCAACCCGGCGAATCCGCAAGGGACAGCGCATTATCGAGTATACCGGCAAACGCTTGACGACTGCCGAAGTCGACGCGCTGTACGATGACACGGCTATGGAGCGCCATCATACCTTTCTGTTCAGCGTCGATGAGAACACGACCATTGACGCCGCGCAGGGCGGCAACGAGGCCCGGTTCATCAACCACTCCTGCGACCCCAACTGCGAGGCGGTGGATGAAGACGGCAGGATCTATATCGAGGCGATCAAAAACATTCAACCGGGAGTCGAGTTGACCTACGATTACAATTTTGAACTCGACGAGCCGTACACCAGGGAACTGCGCGACTTCTACGTCTGCCGATGCATGACGCGCAGTTGTCGGGGCACGATCCTCAACGTGACTCCGAACCAACAGAAGAGACTGGAAGCGGCCCGGAATAAAAGGAACAGTCGCAACAACGGCTCGCGGCCCGGCGGCAAAGACACCAAACGCCGGCGGTCGGGCGGCTAG
- a CDS encoding heavy metal-binding domain-containing protein, with product MLITTTNLIDGKTITAYHGLVSGEAILGTNIFKDIFASIRDIVGGRSQAYEQELGKAKQIALDEMTAKAKAMGANAVIGVDIDYESISMGSSNMLMVAASGTAVTYK from the coding sequence ATGCTGATAACGACGACGAACCTGATTGACGGCAAAACAATTACCGCGTACCACGGCCTGGTGAGCGGGGAGGCGATCCTGGGCACCAATATCTTCAAGGACATCTTCGCGTCGATCCGCGATATCGTCGGGGGGCGGTCGCAGGCGTACGAGCAGGAGCTGGGCAAGGCCAAACAGATCGCGCTTGACGAAATGACGGCAAAGGCGAAGGCTATGGGTGCAAACGCGGTGATTGGTGTCGATATAGACTATGAATCAATCAGCATGGGCTCAAGCAACATGCTGATGGTGGCCGCATCGGGAACCGCGGTCACGTACAAATAA
- a CDS encoding glucose-6-phosphate isomerase, giving the protein MKHGLFRIHTAGVHAAHGRALARATRDDVVRRLMSRDPSPLASDAKVRALIKNRLGWVDSASMMKRAVPAIERFTDGVFRDGICHVILMGMGGSSLCPEVFSLTFGRHDRVKTFHVLDSTDPAAVKKVLRSIDPRKSLGIVASKSGGTVETRSQEAILLQAFRDAGVANPGRHMAAITDKGSSLESWAKKNAYRAVFINPSDIGGRFSALSYFGLVPGAFTGLDLRALLDYALTMQQVLIERDGETNPALVLGTIMAASAKAGRDKLTFLASRACTPFVPWLEQLIAESTGKKKKGVVPIEGEPVYAASRYGADRLFVTLRLNSERPVISAAQEKALSRSGAPVVEIVLRDRHELGGQFLLWEAATAVAGYHFGINPFDEPNVTESKDNTNQLLAEYVQSGALPFPDPVGSFGKFSVLLCDGKKRTRPSGKSNMRTMVRRFLDGIAAPEYVSILAYMSSSRSSEKALSELRRKITGTYRVATLRGYGPRYLHSIGQLYKGGPLAGRFIILVRARYQRLRIPGAPYDLGTLISAQALGDIQALRARRLPVLVIAVEGDLGGALAELTRSI; this is encoded by the coding sequence ATGAAACACGGACTGTTTCGTATTCACACGGCGGGTGTCCACGCGGCGCACGGTCGTGCGCTGGCGCGCGCCACTCGAGACGATGTCGTCCGCCGGCTGATGTCCCGCGATCCGTCGCCCTTGGCGTCAGACGCAAAAGTGCGCGCTCTCATCAAAAACCGTCTGGGCTGGGTTGACAGTGCGTCGATGATGAAGCGCGCGGTGCCCGCGATCGAGCGGTTCACGGACGGTGTGTTCCGGGATGGGATATGTCATGTCATTCTGATGGGTATGGGAGGATCGTCGCTCTGTCCGGAGGTCTTTTCACTGACCTTTGGTCGGCACGACCGGGTGAAGACGTTCCACGTGCTGGACAGCACCGACCCGGCTGCGGTCAAAAAGGTGCTGCGGTCGATCGATCCGAGGAAGTCGCTGGGAATTGTCGCGTCCAAGTCGGGCGGCACGGTGGAGACGCGGTCACAGGAAGCCATCCTGCTTCAGGCGTTTCGCGATGCAGGAGTGGCAAACCCCGGGCGCCACATGGCGGCGATAACGGACAAAGGCAGTTCGCTGGAGTCGTGGGCGAAAAAAAATGCATATCGGGCAGTATTCATCAATCCGAGCGATATCGGAGGAAGGTTTTCTGCGCTTTCATATTTCGGTCTGGTTCCGGGTGCTTTTACGGGGCTGGACCTGCGGGCGCTGCTCGATTACGCGCTCACCATGCAGCAGGTTCTGATCGAGCGGGATGGAGAAACCAATCCCGCCCTCGTACTCGGGACGATCATGGCGGCGTCCGCAAAAGCAGGTCGCGACAAGCTGACTTTCCTGGCTTCACGAGCATGCACGCCGTTTGTACCGTGGCTTGAACAGTTGATCGCAGAGTCGACCGGCAAGAAGAAAAAGGGCGTGGTTCCGATCGAGGGGGAGCCGGTGTACGCTGCCTCGCGCTATGGAGCCGATCGCCTGTTCGTCACACTGCGACTGAACTCGGAGCGACCGGTGATCAGCGCCGCACAGGAGAAGGCACTGAGTCGCTCAGGTGCGCCCGTCGTTGAGATCGTGCTCCGCGACCGGCACGAACTGGGCGGGCAGTTCCTGCTGTGGGAGGCGGCGACGGCAGTCGCCGGGTATCATTTTGGAATCAATCCGTTTGACGAGCCAAATGTAACCGAGAGCAAAGACAACACGAATCAGCTCCTCGCCGAGTACGTGCAATCGGGTGCGTTACCCTTTCCCGATCCGGTTGGATCATTTGGGAAATTCAGCGTACTTCTGTGTGACGGCAAGAAGCGAACTCGGCCTTCGGGCAAGTCAAACATGCGGACGATGGTGCGGCGTTTTCTCGACGGGATCGCTGCGCCGGAATACGTGTCGATCCTTGCCTATATGTCGTCGAGCCGGTCAAGCGAGAAGGCACTCAGCGAATTAAGAAGAAAAATCACGGGCACGTATCGAGTGGCCACGCTTCGCGGTTACGGGCCTCGATATTTGCATTCGATTGGCCAGTTGTACAAAGGCGGGCCGTTGGCGGGCCGTTTCATCATTCTGGTGCGCGCGCGCTACCAGAGACTGCGCATTCCGGGTGCGCCGTACGATCTCGGGACGCTGATTTCGGCACAGGCGCTTGGCGACATACAGGCGCTTCGAGCGCGAAGACTCCCGGTGCTCGTGATCGCCGTGGAGGGTGATCTCGGCGGTGCACTGGCGGAATTGACACGAAGCATTTGA